The following are encoded together in the Acaryochloris thomasi RCC1774 genome:
- the mutS gene encoding DNA mismatch repair protein MutS, with protein sequence MSDAAKSDSPPLREGKNPAHHRERSQINRDDLSPMMRHYVDLKDEYPHTLLLYRMGDFYETFLDDAVTIAQALELVLTSRLSGNNVGRVAMAGIPHHQLERYCRMLVGKGYAVAICDQMEDPAQAQGLVKREVTRVITPGTVLDEGMLSARSNNFLAAFVLAGNNWGMAYADISTGEFLTTQHSDRDQLAQELLRLQPSEVLFPTDAPDIQRLLRPGETSEYLPEGIPNQFCFTMRTQSSFTLPEAKQRIQQVFGVRSLEGMGCEHLPLAIRAAGGLLVYLEETQKENHIPLQPLCTYILSEYMVLDHQSRRNLEITRTSRDGTFHGSLLWALDQTRTAMGGRALKRWLLQPLLNSEQIQARQETISELSQNTAFRGDLQSLLQQIYDLERLAGRAGSGTANARDLVALAESLDRLTDLANLVADGKSEHLQAVQMVPSTLEKLGVRLRSHLHQTPPISLTEGNLIRDGVNADLDRLRQQAVSDQQWIANLEKDERERTGIPTLKVGFNKAFGYYIGISRAKSAQAPDDYIRKQTLTNEERYITPELKEREARIFNAQTEQFQLEYDIFVDLRSEVGEWAGLIRTVAANVAAVDVLAGLAEVAIYQGYCRPKMAEGREISLVDGRHPVVEKSLPPGFFVPNAAQLGTPGISPDLIILTGPNASGKSCYLRQVGLIQLMAQVGSFVPAQSAGLGICDRIFTRVGAVDDLATGQSTFMVEMNETANILNHATERSLVLLDEIGRGTATFDGLSIAWSVAEYLAIEIRARTIFATHYHELNELATLVENVANYQVLVKELPDQIIFLHQVHPGGASRSYGIEAGRLAGLPPSVIKRAKQVMTQIEKHSKIAVGLRKGSPHAKPPVNSGSKTVPAEESQQFELPF encoded by the coding sequence ATGAGCGACGCTGCCAAATCTGATTCCCCGCCCCTCAGAGAAGGGAAAAATCCGGCCCATCATCGGGAACGCTCCCAGATTAACCGCGATGATCTCTCGCCGATGATGCGGCACTACGTCGATCTCAAAGATGAGTATCCCCACACGCTGCTGCTCTATCGGATGGGTGATTTCTATGAAACGTTTTTAGACGATGCGGTCACCATTGCCCAAGCCCTAGAGCTAGTTCTGACCAGTCGCTTGTCAGGAAATAACGTCGGTCGAGTGGCGATGGCGGGTATTCCGCATCATCAGCTCGAACGCTACTGCCGGATGTTGGTGGGGAAAGGCTACGCTGTTGCCATCTGCGATCAGATGGAGGATCCGGCACAGGCCCAAGGGCTTGTCAAACGCGAAGTTACACGGGTGATTACGCCTGGAACAGTGCTCGATGAGGGGATGCTTTCGGCGCGTAGTAATAACTTTCTCGCCGCCTTTGTGCTGGCGGGCAACAACTGGGGGATGGCCTATGCCGATATCTCAACAGGGGAATTTCTGACGACGCAGCACTCAGATCGCGATCAGCTCGCCCAAGAGCTTCTGCGCCTGCAGCCCTCTGAAGTGCTGTTTCCCACCGATGCCCCTGACATCCAGCGACTGCTGCGCCCTGGTGAAACCTCAGAGTATCTGCCGGAGGGTATCCCCAATCAGTTCTGCTTTACGATGCGGACCCAGTCGTCCTTTACGCTGCCGGAGGCCAAACAGCGCATTCAGCAAGTGTTCGGCGTCCGGTCTTTAGAGGGAATGGGCTGTGAGCATCTGCCTCTGGCGATCCGGGCTGCGGGGGGGCTGCTGGTCTATTTGGAAGAAACTCAAAAAGAAAACCACATTCCGCTTCAGCCGTTGTGTACCTATATTCTGAGCGAATATATGGTTCTCGACCATCAATCGCGGCGCAACCTAGAAATCACGAGAACCTCTCGGGATGGAACGTTTCATGGATCTCTACTTTGGGCGCTAGATCAAACTCGCACGGCAATGGGGGGACGCGCCCTGAAGCGCTGGCTGCTGCAGCCACTGCTGAACTCTGAGCAGATTCAAGCGCGGCAGGAGACAATTTCAGAGTTGAGCCAGAATACGGCTTTCCGGGGTGATCTGCAGTCTTTACTGCAGCAGATCTATGATTTAGAGCGTCTGGCTGGGCGGGCCGGTTCTGGGACGGCGAATGCCCGTGATCTGGTTGCTTTGGCTGAATCGCTGGATCGCTTGACCGATCTGGCGAATTTAGTAGCGGATGGCAAGTCTGAGCATTTACAGGCGGTACAGATGGTACCGTCTACGCTTGAGAAGCTAGGAGTGAGGTTGCGATCGCATCTCCACCAAACCCCTCCCATCAGCCTCACTGAAGGCAACCTGATCCGCGACGGCGTCAATGCTGATTTAGATCGCCTACGACAGCAGGCCGTCAGCGACCAGCAGTGGATTGCCAACCTAGAAAAAGATGAGCGAGAACGCACCGGCATCCCCACGCTCAAGGTGGGCTTCAATAAAGCTTTTGGCTACTATATCGGCATCAGTCGCGCCAAATCAGCCCAAGCGCCCGACGACTACATTCGCAAGCAAACCCTCACTAATGAAGAGCGCTACATCACCCCCGAACTGAAGGAACGGGAAGCCCGGATTTTTAACGCTCAAACCGAGCAGTTTCAGCTTGAATACGACATCTTTGTTGATTTGCGGAGCGAAGTCGGCGAATGGGCCGGATTAATCCGCACCGTAGCGGCAAACGTTGCCGCTGTTGATGTACTGGCGGGGCTGGCTGAAGTGGCGATCTATCAGGGCTACTGTCGCCCCAAGATGGCCGAAGGCCGTGAGATCAGCCTTGTGGACGGGCGTCATCCCGTTGTAGAGAAGTCTCTGCCACCGGGTTTCTTCGTCCCTAATGCTGCGCAGTTAGGAACCCCCGGTATTTCGCCTGACTTGATTATTTTGACGGGGCCGAACGCGAGCGGCAAGAGTTGTTATCTGCGGCAGGTGGGTTTAATTCAGCTGATGGCGCAGGTCGGAAGCTTTGTGCCGGCGCAGTCTGCGGGGTTGGGGATTTGCGATCGCATCTTCACCCGCGTCGGAGCTGTAGACGATCTGGCGACAGGCCAATCCACCTTCATGGTGGAAATGAACGAAACCGCCAATATTTTGAACCATGCCACCGAGCGATCTCTGGTGCTGCTAGATGAAATTGGCAGGGGCACTGCCACCTTTGATGGCCTCTCTATTGCCTGGTCCGTTGCTGAATACCTCGCCATCGAGATTCGCGCTCGGACGATCTTTGCCACCCACTACCACGAACTCAATGAGCTAGCGACCTTGGTAGAGAATGTGGCGAACTATCAGGTGCTTGTCAAAGAGCTACCGGACCAAATTATCTTCTTACATCAGGTCCATCCGGGTGGAGCCAGTCGCTCTTACGGTATTGAAGCCGGACGCTTGGCTGGTCTACCGCCTTCTGTAATTAAGCGAGCCAAGCAAGTGATGACGCAAATTGAAAAGCACAGCAAAATTGCGGTGGGGCTACGAAAGGGGAGTCCCCATGCTAAACCTCCCGTTAATTCTGGATCTAAAACTGTCCCTGCAGAAGAATCGCAGCAGTTTGAGTTGCCATTCTAA
- a CDS encoding Uma2 family endonuclease: MIATAPLNITWEKLPDDYVLEDDPVDNINQPALAAALTESLSLAGRLPKTALTTTNYGICATLNGKMVIKAPDWAFVPSTKVSRIEIDRSYTPHLQGDLPSIVMEFLSETDGGEYSTKPTYPPGKWFFYEQILKVPYYALFSLETGELEVYQIDQTGRYQIHKPDAEGRHWIETMALFLGPWQGCLNNREGRWLRWWDDQGEMLLWGEERVAEVSGRAERLAAQLRAAGIEPEL, translated from the coding sequence ATGATTGCAACTGCCCCTCTCAACATTACGTGGGAAAAACTACCTGACGACTACGTTTTAGAAGATGATCCTGTGGACAATATCAATCAGCCGGCCTTGGCAGCAGCCCTGACTGAAAGCCTTAGCCTTGCCGGGAGACTCCCTAAGACGGCCCTCACCACAACTAACTACGGCATTTGTGCCACGCTAAACGGCAAGATGGTGATCAAGGCGCCCGACTGGGCCTTTGTCCCTTCTACTAAGGTGTCTCGAATAGAGATAGACCGCAGCTATACCCCTCATCTGCAAGGGGATCTGCCATCTATTGTGATGGAGTTTCTTTCTGAAACAGATGGAGGCGAATACTCCACTAAGCCAACTTATCCACCCGGCAAGTGGTTCTTTTACGAGCAGATTTTAAAAGTGCCCTATTATGCCCTCTTTTCTCTAGAAACGGGTGAGCTAGAGGTATATCAGATCGATCAAACAGGACGCTATCAGATTCACAAACCCGATGCTGAAGGGCGACATTGGATCGAGACTATGGCGCTCTTTCTTGGGCCTTGGCAAGGCTGTCTTAATAACAGAGAAGGTCGGTGGCTGCGTTGGTGGGATGATCAGGGTGAGATGCTGCTGTGGGGAGAAGAACGCGTGGCTGAGGTGTCAGGTCGTGCTGAGCGATTGGCTGCACAATTGCGAGCTGCTGGAATTGAGCCGGAGTTGTAA
- a CDS encoding Hsp20/alpha crystallin family protein has protein sequence MTLVHWTPWQEIDTIERRLNRLFDQDISPSLRGFSVPAAEFSQDEEAVYLNLEAPGIDINDLDIQVTEKAVSISGERKSETSSETQGKIRSEFNYGKFQRVVPLPARVDNTQVKAEYKDGIVHLTLPKAEAEKNKVVKVEIASTTA, from the coding sequence ATGACTTTAGTTCACTGGACCCCTTGGCAAGAGATCGATACTATAGAGCGTCGCTTAAATCGCCTTTTTGATCAGGATATTTCTCCGAGCCTACGTGGATTCTCTGTCCCTGCGGCTGAATTTTCACAGGATGAAGAAGCGGTCTATCTCAATCTTGAAGCACCGGGGATCGATATCAATGATTTAGATATTCAAGTCACCGAGAAAGCGGTCTCAATCAGTGGCGAGCGCAAATCTGAGACCAGTTCTGAGACCCAAGGTAAAATTCGTTCTGAGTTCAATTACGGTAAGTTTCAGCGCGTCGTTCCGCTCCCTGCACGGGTGGATAATACTCAGGTCAAGGCTGAATATAAGGACGGGATTGTTCACCTAACGCTCCCTAAGGCAGAGGCTGAAAAAAACAAAGTCGTTAAAGTTGAGATCGCATCTACCACGGCATAA
- a CDS encoding DUF4127 family protein, which produces MEFLYIPLDERPCNVYYPQIIAELQADIQLTVPPRELLSQKKQPAKTSRLWDWLEINITDCRAALLSIEMLVYGGLLPSRLHQESISTLTQRLYHLRKLKAEHPQVEIFASNLIMRTPAYSSSEEEPDYYETCGEQIFQWGWLQDKCQRVGLTAAEQAQLDHIQAELPSEYLQDYQKRRACNVAVNLAVIELVQAGVISFLSIPQDDSAPYGFTAIDQRQVVAQVTALRLQQQVHLYPGADEVGCTLLARAYNQVRGRSPQIYLLYSSVCSEQIVPLYEDRPLGESVKAHVLAAGAQVATTPEAADAVLAVNTAGQVMQEAWDQSMKDITYTSFRNLRFFVAEIERLQNLGKSVAIADVAFANGGETELVEMLDDAALWDSLLAYAGWNTSCNTLGTVLATASLGLGSENKHALAFNKIYHLLEDWAYQSIVRKSIIGTCLPRLGASYYDFNRQEALITQTIAEQLLDVWCETLQQSFTSWDIQQLSVFAPWQRMFEMGLNLEIAPTE; this is translated from the coding sequence ATGGAATTTCTGTATATCCCGCTCGATGAGCGTCCCTGTAATGTTTACTATCCTCAGATCATTGCTGAACTTCAGGCCGATATTCAGTTGACAGTCCCCCCTCGTGAACTTTTGAGTCAGAAGAAACAGCCTGCAAAAACGAGTCGCTTGTGGGATTGGCTAGAAATAAATATCACGGACTGTCGAGCCGCGCTGCTGTCTATTGAAATGCTGGTTTATGGGGGACTGCTGCCTTCTCGGCTGCACCAGGAGTCTATTTCTACCCTGACGCAAAGGCTTTATCATCTTCGCAAGCTCAAAGCTGAGCATCCCCAGGTGGAGATTTTTGCCAGCAATTTAATTATGCGAACGCCTGCCTACAGCAGTAGCGAAGAGGAGCCAGACTATTACGAGACCTGTGGAGAGCAGATCTTTCAATGGGGCTGGCTGCAAGATAAGTGTCAGCGTGTCGGTCTCACCGCTGCCGAGCAAGCGCAGCTAGACCATATTCAAGCAGAGCTTCCTTCAGAGTATTTGCAAGATTATCAAAAGCGGCGGGCCTGCAACGTCGCCGTGAATTTAGCCGTGATTGAGTTGGTTCAGGCCGGCGTGATCTCTTTTCTCTCTATCCCTCAAGACGATAGTGCGCCCTACGGCTTTACCGCGATTGACCAGCGGCAGGTTGTGGCTCAGGTGACGGCACTTCGTTTGCAGCAGCAGGTCCATCTATACCCAGGAGCCGACGAGGTCGGCTGCACGCTGTTGGCCCGAGCTTACAATCAGGTGCGAGGTCGCTCGCCTCAGATCTACTTGCTATACAGCTCGGTTTGCTCAGAGCAAATTGTGCCGCTATACGAAGATCGGCCTTTGGGAGAAAGCGTTAAGGCCCACGTTCTGGCGGCCGGGGCGCAGGTTGCGACGACGCCTGAGGCCGCAGATGCTGTGTTAGCCGTGAATACAGCAGGCCAGGTGATGCAAGAAGCCTGGGATCAGTCCATGAAAGATATTACCTACACCAGTTTTCGTAACCTGCGCTTTTTTGTTGCTGAGATAGAGCGGCTGCAGAATTTGGGTAAGTCGGTTGCGATCGCAGATGTTGCTTTTGCCAACGGGGGGGAAACGGAGCTAGTTGAAATGCTAGACGACGCCGCTCTTTGGGACTCTCTGCTCGCCTATGCAGGCTGGAACACTAGCTGCAATACCCTCGGGACTGTATTAGCAACCGCCAGTCTTGGCCTCGGGTCTGAGAATAAGCATGCGTTGGCCTTCAACAAGATCTATCACCTGCTAGAAGATTGGGCCTATCAATCCATTGTTCGCAAGTCGATTATTGGGACCTGTCTGCCTCGTTTGGGGGCCTCCTACTACGATTTCAATCGTCAAGAGGCCCTGATTACCCAGACGATTGCTGAGCAGCTTCTAGATGTTTGGTGTGAGACACTGCAGCAGTCGTTCACCTCATGGGACATTCAACAGCTCAGTGTGTTTGCCCCCTGGCAAAGAATGTTTGAAATGGGCCTGAATCTAGAAATTGCGCCGACGGAATAG
- a CDS encoding AI-2E family transporter — MTTLDYFQWWKQLSVPSRLLMVGLAAPILVLNFWAVATIANFLGVLIAIIVVASLVAFLLNYPVSWCMQRGLRREPASIIVFLLTISLLTGLGLILFPVAFTQAQQLINRLPEWMESGRDQFILLSQQMEERGLPLNLDVLTVKAFDRLEGQLQTLTKSVLNIAVGTVSSVLDILISLVVSIILTFYLLLHGDEIWQSFIRWLPRDTQQPVSQTLRLSFQNYFIGQLIYGICMTAVLIPAFLILKVPFGVLFGLTIGTMALVPFGGTVGIILVTLLVALQNIWLGLKVLAVAVIAQQILENLVAPRILGSMTGLNPAWIFISLLVGAKTAGLIGVLVAVPTAVVIKTALMSLRSRMGLPYTPTATVPPPGKKLEKKPPKTISEVPQA, encoded by the coding sequence ATGACTACGCTTGACTATTTTCAGTGGTGGAAACAGTTGTCTGTGCCCTCACGATTGCTCATGGTGGGTCTCGCTGCCCCGATCTTAGTGCTCAATTTTTGGGCCGTTGCTACCATCGCCAATTTTTTAGGCGTCTTAATTGCGATTATTGTTGTGGCCTCGCTCGTGGCGTTTTTGTTGAACTACCCGGTGAGCTGGTGTATGCAGCGGGGGCTGCGCCGAGAGCCAGCCTCCATCATTGTCTTTCTCTTGACGATTTCACTATTGACCGGGTTGGGCTTGATTCTGTTCCCGGTGGCCTTTACACAGGCTCAGCAGCTCATCAACCGCCTGCCGGAGTGGATGGAGTCAGGGCGTGATCAGTTCATTCTGCTCAGCCAGCAAATGGAGGAACGGGGACTGCCGCTCAATTTAGATGTGCTGACAGTCAAGGCCTTCGACCGGCTTGAAGGGCAGCTGCAGACGTTGACGAAGAGCGTCCTTAATATTGCCGTGGGGACGGTGAGCAGCGTCCTAGATATTTTGATTAGCCTTGTGGTTAGTATTATTCTGACTTTTTATCTGCTGCTACACGGTGATGAGATTTGGCAGAGCTTTATTCGGTGGTTGCCTCGCGATACGCAGCAGCCCGTTTCTCAGACGCTTCGCCTGAGTTTCCAGAATTACTTTATCGGGCAGCTCATTTACGGCATTTGTATGACGGCGGTGCTGATCCCCGCATTTCTGATTCTGAAGGTGCCGTTTGGGGTGTTGTTTGGCTTAACAATTGGCACAATGGCGCTGGTGCCTTTTGGCGGCACGGTGGGCATCATTTTGGTGACGCTGCTGGTGGCGCTGCAGAATATCTGGCTAGGGTTGAAGGTCTTGGCCGTTGCCGTGATTGCGCAGCAAATTCTAGAGAATCTAGTCGCACCCAGAATTTTGGGCAGCATGACGGGGCTGAATCCGGCCTGGATCTTTATCTCGCTGCTGGTGGGGGCTAAAACAGCCGGTTTGATTGGAGTGCTGGTGGCAGTGCCGACGGCGGTGGTGATTAAGACGGCTTTGATGAGTTTGCGATCGCGTATGGGGCTGCCCTATACCCCAACAGCGACTGTGCCCCCACCGGGCAAGAAACTAGAAAAGAAACCGCCTAAAACAATTTCTGAGGTTCCCCAAGCTTAG
- a CDS encoding alpha-D-glucose phosphate-specific phosphoglucomutase, with amino-acid sequence MTVRTELTQPYSDQKPGTSGLRKQVPIFQKIHYLENFIQSIFDSLEGCQGQTLVVGGDGRYFNRPAIQTILKMAAANGIGRVLVGQSGILSTPAVSCIIRKYKAFGGIVLSASHNPGGPQGDFGVKYNIGNGGPAPEKVTDAIYDRSKVIDQYQILDNEDIDLDQLGTVQLGSMTVEVVDSVADYTELMESLFDFGKIKQLLSSGKFRMCMDSMHAVTGPYAHEMFEGRLGAPAGTVINGKPLEDFGGGHPDPNLVYAHELVEIAFGDDAVDFGAASDGDGDRNMILGKKFFVTPSDSLAVMAANAHLIPGYKDGLAGVARSMPTSQAVDRVAEKLGLDCYETPTGWKFFGNLLDADKATLCGEESFGTSSNHIREKDGLWAVLFWLNIVAERQQSVEEIVTDHWKTYGQNYYSRHDYEGVASDKANTLMDNLRSALPSMPGKKLKSYTVEYADDFSYTDPVDGSTSAKQGIRIGFTDGSRIVFRLSGTGTQGATVRVYIESYEADASKHGVDPQEALGELVAIANQVAQIRSLTGMDKPTVIT; translated from the coding sequence ATGACTGTACGCACTGAACTGACTCAACCCTACTCTGATCAAAAGCCAGGTACTTCTGGGTTACGTAAGCAAGTTCCGATTTTTCAAAAGATTCACTATCTTGAAAACTTTATTCAGTCTATTTTTGACAGTTTAGAGGGCTGTCAAGGACAAACCCTGGTTGTGGGTGGCGATGGTCGCTACTTTAACCGACCGGCGATTCAAACAATTTTGAAGATGGCGGCAGCCAACGGTATCGGTCGAGTACTGGTAGGGCAGAGTGGCATCCTTTCGACGCCAGCGGTATCCTGCATCATTCGGAAGTACAAGGCCTTTGGGGGGATTGTGCTGTCGGCGAGCCATAATCCTGGTGGGCCTCAGGGAGATTTTGGGGTCAAGTACAACATCGGCAATGGTGGACCTGCGCCGGAAAAGGTGACGGATGCGATCTATGACCGCAGTAAAGTCATTGATCAGTATCAGATTTTAGATAACGAAGATATTGATTTGGATCAGTTGGGTACGGTGCAGCTGGGGTCAATGACGGTGGAGGTCGTGGATTCTGTTGCGGACTATACGGAACTGATGGAGTCACTCTTCGACTTTGGCAAAATCAAGCAGTTGCTTTCCTCTGGAAAATTTCGCATGTGTATGGATTCGATGCATGCGGTGACGGGTCCCTATGCCCATGAAATGTTTGAAGGTCGTTTGGGTGCTCCGGCTGGTACGGTGATCAACGGCAAGCCACTAGAAGACTTCGGTGGCGGTCATCCTGATCCGAATCTGGTCTATGCCCACGAGCTGGTGGAGATTGCCTTTGGTGATGATGCCGTTGATTTTGGGGCCGCTTCTGATGGAGATGGCGATCGCAACATGATCCTGGGCAAAAAGTTCTTCGTCACCCCTAGCGATAGCTTGGCAGTAATGGCGGCGAATGCTCATTTGATCCCTGGTTATAAAGATGGCTTGGCAGGTGTGGCCCGCTCAATGCCCACCAGTCAGGCTGTAGATCGGGTGGCCGAGAAGCTGGGACTAGACTGCTATGAAACGCCTACCGGCTGGAAGTTCTTCGGTAATTTACTGGATGCTGATAAGGCAACCCTTTGCGGTGAAGAGAGCTTTGGCACTAGCTCCAACCACATCCGTGAAAAAGACGGTCTGTGGGCGGTTCTGTTCTGGCTCAACATTGTGGCCGAGCGTCAGCAATCGGTGGAAGAGATTGTGACAGACCACTGGAAGACTTACGGCCAGAACTATTATTCTCGCCATGACTATGAGGGGGTTGCGTCAGATAAGGCCAATACGCTGATGGACAATCTGCGGTCTGCGCTCCCATCGATGCCGGGTAAAAAACTGAAAAGCTATACCGTTGAGTATGCCGATGACTTTAGCTATACCGATCCGGTGGACGGCAGCACTAGTGCCAAGCAGGGGATTCGGATTGGGTTCACAGATGGATCCCGAATTGTCTTCCGGCTGTCAGGGACGGGGACTCAGGGGGCAACGGTGCGGGTCTACATTGAAAGCTATGAGGCGGACGCATCGAAGCATGGGGTTGATCCTCAAGAAGCGCTGGGGGAATTAGTTGCGATCGCAAACCAAGTGGCCCAGATTCGTTCTCTTACCGGCATGGACAAACCAACGGTCATCACCTAA
- a CDS encoding sirohydrochlorin chelatase produces the protein MTPASKLEQWSPTDLQSSLNALQLPPLALQRPLLMIGHGTRNDSGRQCFLDFATAYQKLDTSRPVFPCFLELTGPSIKEVVAHCAAEGYTELSALPILLFAARHNKFDVTNELDLARREHPQLKYYYGRHFGITPDILDLWQSRLDALDSPENNPHNIPRSETTLLFVGRGSSDPDANSDVSKLARIVWEGSGYQTVETCFIGITHPRLEEGFRRARLYQPKRIIVLPYFLFTGTLMEKIFDISAQQQAAHPEAQISCLPEMGMHPQLFKVLRQRELETQLGQVQMNCELCKFRLAALDGEEPHSHSHDHGHEHGHGHHHGAMSTETEADYHQRIWQVP, from the coding sequence ATGACACCCGCTTCTAAACTGGAGCAATGGTCACCGACTGACCTGCAATCATCTTTGAATGCACTGCAGCTCCCACCCCTAGCGCTACAGCGTCCGCTGCTGATGATTGGTCATGGCACTCGCAATGACTCAGGACGCCAGTGCTTTTTAGACTTCGCTACTGCTTATCAAAAACTCGATACCTCCCGTCCGGTGTTCCCTTGCTTTTTAGAGCTAACCGGCCCCAGCATTAAGGAGGTGGTGGCTCACTGCGCGGCAGAGGGCTACACGGAACTATCGGCGTTGCCCATTTTGCTGTTTGCGGCTCGCCATAACAAGTTCGATGTGACCAATGAGCTAGATCTGGCTCGTCGAGAGCATCCTCAGCTTAAGTACTACTACGGACGTCACTTTGGCATTACTCCCGATATTTTAGATCTTTGGCAATCTCGTCTCGATGCTCTAGATTCACCAGAGAATAACCCCCACAATATTCCGCGTTCGGAGACGACGCTGCTATTTGTCGGGCGGGGATCTAGCGATCCAGATGCCAATAGCGATGTGTCGAAGCTGGCCCGTATTGTTTGGGAAGGCAGCGGCTATCAAACGGTGGAAACCTGCTTTATTGGCATCACCCATCCTCGTTTGGAAGAAGGCTTCCGGCGGGCACGGCTCTATCAACCGAAGCGGATCATCGTGCTGCCCTACTTCTTGTTCACAGGCACGCTAATGGAGAAGATTTTTGATATCTCAGCTCAGCAGCAGGCCGCACATCCTGAAGCTCAGATTAGCTGCCTACCAGAAATGGGGATGCATCCGCAGTTGTTTAAGGTTTTGCGTCAGCGGGAATTAGAGACTCAATTGGGTCAGGTGCAAATGAACTGCGAACTCTGTAAGTTTCGGCTAGCTGCGCTGGATGGAGAAGAACCCCACAGTCATAGTCATGATCATGGACACGAGCACGGGCATGGGCATCATCATGGGGCAATGAGTACTGAGACTGAGGCAGACTATCACCAGCGCATTTGGCAGGTGCCTTAA
- a CDS encoding glutamate-5-semialdehyde dehydrogenase: protein MTVLTATLTDVAQQTRAAAQDLAGLSTDLKNQALESIAQALEAATPKILEANAKDCQRAQESGLATALYARLKLDATKLAGAIAGVRSVASLTDPVGSIQLHRELDTGLELKRVSCPLGVLGVIFEARPDAVMQISALAIKSGNGVLLKGGQEAIHSCQALVEAIQTGLAASTVAPEAVALLTSREETLELLNLDQYVNLIIPRGSNSFVRFVQENTRIPVLGHAEGICHLYIDQQANIAQSVDVAVDSKIQYPAACNALETLLVHKDIASDYLPKAVKALQNQGVELRGDAAVRDVIEMDSATDTDWATEYSDLVLSIKVVDGLEDAIAHINTYGSGHTDAIMTTDDQAAATFCSRVDAAGVFHNCSTRFADGFRYGFGAEVGISTQRMPPRGPVGLEGLVTYKYLLQGQGHIVATYAGEDAQSFTHRDL, encoded by the coding sequence GTGACTGTTCTGACTGCGACCCTCACTGACGTTGCCCAACAAACCCGTGCCGCCGCCCAAGATTTAGCGGGTTTGAGCACCGATCTTAAAAATCAGGCGCTAGAGTCCATCGCCCAAGCTCTAGAAGCCGCTACCCCCAAAATTCTGGAAGCCAATGCAAAGGACTGTCAGCGTGCCCAAGAATCTGGCCTAGCCACAGCACTCTATGCTCGCCTCAAGCTTGATGCCACTAAATTAGCCGGTGCGATCGCAGGGGTCCGCAGTGTCGCTTCGCTCACGGATCCGGTCGGCAGCATTCAGCTTCATCGAGAGCTAGATACCGGACTAGAGCTTAAGCGAGTGAGCTGCCCCCTCGGTGTTCTGGGGGTGATTTTTGAAGCTCGACCCGACGCTGTCATGCAAATTTCAGCTTTAGCCATCAAGTCTGGCAACGGGGTGCTGCTCAAGGGCGGTCAAGAGGCTATTCATTCTTGTCAGGCGTTAGTTGAAGCAATCCAGACCGGATTAGCAGCATCGACCGTTGCACCTGAGGCGGTGGCGTTACTGACCAGTCGGGAAGAGACCCTAGAACTATTGAATCTTGATCAGTACGTCAATCTGATTATTCCTCGCGGCTCTAATAGCTTTGTTCGATTTGTTCAAGAGAACACCCGCATTCCGGTGCTGGGCCATGCAGAAGGAATCTGTCATTTATACATCGATCAGCAAGCCAACATCGCCCAGTCAGTTGACGTAGCTGTAGACTCCAAAATTCAGTATCCTGCGGCCTGTAATGCGCTAGAGACGCTGCTAGTGCATAAAGATATCGCTTCGGACTATTTGCCCAAGGCCGTGAAAGCACTGCAGAATCAGGGCGTTGAGCTGCGGGGGGATGCTGCGGTTCGAGACGTTATAGAGATGGATTCCGCAACGGATACGGACTGGGCAACGGAGTATAGCGACCTTGTGTTGTCGATTAAGGTTGTAGATGGTTTGGAAGATGCGATCGCACATATCAACACCTACGGCTCTGGTCACACCGACGCTATCATGACCACCGACGACCAAGCCGCCGCCACCTTCTGCTCTAGAGTCGATGCTGCCGGAGTCTTCCATAACTGCTCAACGCGGTTTGCCGATGGCTTCCGCTATGGCTTCGGCGCTGAGGTTGGCATCAGTACTCAGAGAATGCCCCCTCGCGGACCCGTGGGGTTAGAAGGATTGGTCACGTACAAATATCTGCTGCAGGGTCAGGGACACATTGTTGCCACCTACGCAGGTGAAGACGCACAATCCTTTACCCATAGAGACCTATAA